The Colletes latitarsis isolate SP2378_abdomen chromosome 1, iyColLati1, whole genome shotgun sequence genome has a segment encoding these proteins:
- the LOC143341754 gene encoding lysosomal acid glucosylceramidase-like yields the protein MWMVLLTVVFLTAKGNANDCVPRSFGPDRIVCVCNATYCDSTPDNDPKVPNDGSFYWYTTTKQGLRMSMAKGQFGPAKGLNFGTTLTIDTSKRYQTIHGFGGAFTDSAGINIKKLSPATQDQLIRAYYDPKLGSKYTLGRVPIGGTDFSTRPYTYDDYDNDTTLEHFALAKDDYDYKIPFMQKALELNPETKFLSVTWSPPTWMKTNDRINGFGFLKREYYDLYSKYLLKFLDAYKKNGLKMWAISTGNEPVNAYVPFDPLNTMGWTPATMSHWIAEHLGPMLAASEHNDTQILALDDQRIELPWFIEKVFANENAKKYVAGTAVHWYTDDFVSPLVLDLTHNQAPDKFILLTEACTGSGLLEFPKVNLGAWDRGQKYILSIIDYMNHWSIGWVDWNIVLDKTGGPNWINNFVDAPIIVDPETDEFYKQPMYYALKHFSRFVDRGSVKISITDTLHIKSTAFVTPSNEVVVVLYNRSSIARNVTLMDLKKGSLHVELPPYSMNTIIYGR from the exons ATGTGGATGGTCCTGCTGACCGTTGTCTTCTTGACAGCCAAAG GCAACGCGAACGACTGCGTGCCTCGTAGTTTCGGCCCGGATCGAATAGTGTGCGTCTGCAACGCGACTTATTGCGATTCCACGCCGGACAATGACCCGAAAGTCCCGAACGATGGAAGCTTCTATTGGTACACCACGACTAAGCAGGGACTTAGGATGAGCATGGCGAAGGGCCAGTTCGGTCCCGCCAAAGGCCTCAATTTCGGTACGACTCTGACCATAGACACTTCGAAAAGGTACCAGACGATCCACGGTTTCGGGGGCGCGTTCACAGACTCCGCAGGAATAAACATCAAGAAACTAAGCCCAGCGACTCAGGACCAACTGATTCG CGCGTACTACGATCCGAAATTGGGAAGCAAGTACACGTTGGGTCGCGTACCGATCGGTGGCACCGATTTCTCAACGAGACCTTACACGTACGACGACTACGACAACGACACTACCTTGGAACACTTTGCACTCGCGAAAGATGACTACGACTATAAAATACCTTTCATGCAGAAGGCCCTCGAACTGAATCCTGAGACGAAATTCCTTAGCGTGACGTGGTCGCCGCCCACGTGGATGAAAACTAACGACAGGATCAATGGGTTTG GTTTCTTGAAGAGAGAATACTACGATCTCTATTCCAAGTATCTGCTGAAGTTCTTGGACGCGTATAAAAAGAACGGTTTGAAAATGTGGGCGATTTCAACCGGTAACGAGCCAGTGAACGCTTACGTGCCCTTTGATCCTCTGAATACTATGGGATGGACGCCTGCAACAATGTCCCATTGGATCGCCGAGCACTTGGGTCCGATGCTGGCCGCGTCAGAACACAACGATACTCAGATTTTAGCTCTCGACGATCAGAGAATCGAATTACCCTGGTTCATTGAGAAAGTGTTTGCCAATGAAAATGCAAAGAAATACGTTGCTGGCACGGCTGTACATTGGTACACCGATGATTTCGTCTCACCGTTGGTATTGGATCTCACGCACAACCAAGCTCCAGACAAATTTATTTTGTTGACGGAGGCATGTACAG GAAGTGGATTGTTAGAGTTCCCAAAGGTTAACCTGGGAGCGTGGGACCGGGGTCAAAAGTACATTTTAAGCATCATAGAT tacatgAACCATTGGTCGATCGGATGGGTGGACTGGAACATAGTACTGGATAAAACAGGCGGACCAAACTGGATTAATAATTTCGTAGATGCGCCCATTATCGTGGACCCAGAAACAGACGAATTCTACAAACAGCCCATGTATTATGCTCTGAAGCATTTCAGTAGATTCGTCGACAGAGGCTCTGTCAAGATTTCTATCACAGATACCTTACACATCAAGTCTACAGCATTCGTAACACCTTCGAACGAAGTGGTTGTTGTACTGTACAACAG GAGCAGCATAGCAAGGAACGTTACTCTCATGGATTTGAAGAAAGGTTCCCTCCACGTGGAATTACCGCCATACTCTATGAACACTATCATTTATGGACGCTAA
- the LOC143341730 gene encoding lysosomal acid glucosylceramidase-like, with translation MSPKNIGTMWKTFLVIAVFCAAGNANDCVPRRFGFDRIVCVCNATYCDGLPENHPEVPDNGDAYLYVSNKNGLRLKESLVQFNTCQTSLFESTLTLDTTKRYQTIAGFGGAFTDSAGLNIKKLSKAAQDQLLRSYYDPKTGSGYSLVRMPIGGSDFSPRPYTYDPYDNDTTLEHFALAFEDHEYKIPFLQKAFKLNPNLKLLGTVWSPPTWMKTNDRVNGAGFLKEEYYQVYANYLLKFMDEYKNFGIDVAAISTGNEPGNGGIAVDPLSSMGWTPSTVAKWIANNLGPTLAASQHNRTQILVLDDQRLFLPWYVEEIAKNKEALKYIAGIASHWYVDALVPTSVLDRTHDDFPDKFLIMTEASLGSGEPLTPVILGSWSRGEKYFLSILEYMNHWYAGWVDWNIALDESGGPNWIKNYVDAPIIVNPETDEFYKQPMYYALKHFSRFVNRGSVKVSVTDTLQIKSTAFVTPANEVVVVLYNRSLLPKQVVLKDPKKGNLCFELSPLSMNTIKYQQ, from the exons ATGTCACCGAAGAACATTGGAACCATGTGGAAAACGTTCCTAGTTATTGCCGTCTTCTGCGCTGCAG GTAACGCGAACGATTGCGTGCCTCGAAGGTTCGGTTTTGACAGGATCGTGTGCGTCTGCAACGCAACGTACTGCGACGGGCTACCGGAAAACCACCCGGAAGTCCCGGACAATGGAGACGCCTACTTGTACGTATCGAACAAGAACGGACTCAGGCTCAAAGAATCGCTGGTACAATTCAACACCTGTCAAACCTCGCTCTTCGAATCCACCCTGACTCTGGACACTACGAAGAGGTATCAAACGATAGCAGGTTTCGGGGGTGCCTTCACCGATTCTGCCGGTTTGAACATTAAAAAGCTCAGTAAGGCTGCTCAGGATCAGCTGTTACG ATCGTATTACGACCCGAAAACCGGGAGCGGATATAGTCTAGTCCGCATGCCGATCGGTGGATCCGATTTCTCGCCGAGACCCTACACCTACGACCCCTACGACAACGACACGACGCTGGAGCACTTTGCCCTCGCCTTCGAGGATCACGAATACAAAATACCGTTCCTGCAGAAAGCTTTTAAATTAAACCCAAACCTGAAATTATTGGGGACAGTCTGGTCGCCACCGACATGGATGAAAACCAACGACAGAGTCAACGGAGCAG GTTTCCTCAAGGAGGAATACTATCAAGTCTATGCAAATTACTTATTGAAATTCATGGACGAGTATAAGAATTTCGGTATCGATGTTGCGGCCATTTCAACGGGTAACGAACCGGGAAATGGCGGCATAGCCGTCGATCCTTTGAGCTCTATGGGCTGGACACCGAGCACCGTGGCCAAGTGGATCGCTAATAATTTGGGCCCGACTCTGGCTGCCTCTCAACACAATCGCACGCAAATTTTGGTCCTGGACGATCAGAGACTGTTTCTGCCTTGGTACGTCGAGGAGATAGCTAAGAACAAAGAAGCGTTGAAGTACATCGCGGGAATAGCGTCGCATTGGTACGTCGACGCCCTCGTTCCGACGAGCGTATTGGACCGAACGCACGACGATTTCCCAGACAAGTTCCTCATCATGACCGAGGCGAGTTTAG GAAGCGGGGAACCTTTGACTCCGGTTATATTAGGATCGTGGAGTCGAGGGGAAAAATACTTTTTGAGCATACTAGAG TACATGAACCATTGGTACGCCGGATGGGTGGACTGGAACATAGCACTAGATGAATCAGGCGGACCAAACTGGATCAAAAACTACGTAGACGCGCCCATTATCGTGAACCCAGAAACAGACGAATTCTACAAACAGCCCATGTATTACGCCCTGAAACATTTCAGTAGATTCGTGAACAGGGGTTCCGTCAAAGTTTCTGTCACCGATACCTTGCAAATCAAGTCCACAGCGTTCGTAACGCCTGCGAACGAAGTTGTCGTTGTACTGTACAACAG GAGCCTTCTGCCGAAACAAGTGGTCCTGAAAGACCCGAAGAAGGGCAATCTCTGCTTCGAGTTATCTCCACTGTCTATGAACACTATAAAATATCAACAGTAA
- the LOC143341721 gene encoding lysosomal acid glucosylceramidase-like, giving the protein MFQSPTRKLPKYIETMWRTFLVVAFFFVKGSANDCVTRSFGIDQIVCVCNATYCDGLPKNHVEVPEDGSAYWYVSNKKGLRMKLQTVKFNENQSWNAESTLIIDETKKYQKVLGFGGAFTDSVGINIKKLSPATQDQLLRAYYDPKTGCKYSLGRIPIGGTDFSTRPYAYDDVANDTSLKHFALAQEDYDYKLPFARRAVELNPEMKFTSAVWSPPTWMKTNNEYNGRGFLKTEYYQVYADYMLKFVEEYKKNGVDIAAVSTGNEPSEGIALHNSLSAMGWTAKTVAKWIADNLGPTLAESEYNQTRIWILDDQRSFLPEYIEEIAENKRSMKYVEAIASHWYRDPDIPPSVLTRTHDEFPDKFLIMTEACIHNQSERPVVLGSWDRGERYILSILEYMNHWYVGWVDWNIALDKKGGPNWIKNYVDAPIIIDPKTDEFYKQPMYYALMHFSRFVDRDSVKISITDTLHIKSTAFVTPSNEVVVVLYNRDLSPKQVVLKDAKKGSLCLELSPQSMNTIKYKQ; this is encoded by the exons ATGTTTCAATCTCCGACGCGGAAGTTACCAAAGTACATCGAGACCATGTGGAGAACGTTCTTAGTTGTCGCATTCTTTTTCGTCAAAG GTAGCGCGAACGATTGCGTGACCCGTAGTTTCGGTATCGACCAAATCGTATGCGTTTGCAATGCAACGTATTGCGATGGATTACCAAAGAACCACGTGGAAGTCCCGGAGGATGGGAGTGCTTACTGGTACGTTTCGAACAAGAAAGGGCTTAGGATGAAATTGCAGACAGTGAAATTTAACGAAAATCAATCATGGAACGCCGAATCCACCCTGATCATAGATGAAACGAAGAAGTATCAAAAGGTGTTGGGTTTCGGAGGCGCCTTTACCGATTCTGTcggtataaatattaaaaagctCAGCCCTGCTACCCAGGATCAGCTGCTAAG GGCGTATTACGATCCAAAAACAGGGTGCAAGTACAGTCTAGGGCGCATACCGATCGGCGGGACCGATTTCTCGACGAGACCATACGCGTACGACGATGTAGCGAACGACACGTCGCTGAAGCACTTCGCGCTTGCCCAAGAAGATTACGATTACAAATTACCATTCGCGAGAAGGGCTGTCGAATTGAATCCGGAAATGAAATTTACCTCGGCGGTATGGTCGCCTCCGACGTGGATGAAAACCAACAACGAATACAATGGAAGAG GTTTTCTGAAGACGGAGTACTACCAGGTCTATGCTGATTACATGTTGAAATTTGTGGAAGAATACAAGAAGAACGGTGTCGATATTGCGGCCGTTTCGACGGGGAACGAACCGTCGGAAGGTATTGCATTGCATAATTCTCTAAGCGCCATGGGATGGACCGCGAAAACTGTAGCGAAATGGATCGCTGATAATTTGGGCCCAACTCTGGCTGAGTCGGAGTACAATCAAACAAGAATTTGGATCTTGGACGATCAAAGATCATTTTTACCCGAGTACATCGAGGAAATAGCTGAAAACAAAAGATCGATGAAGTACGTTGAAGCAATCGCTTCGCATTGGTACAGAGATCCAGACATTCCTCCATCGGTGCTAACCAGAACACACGACGAATTTCCAGACAAGTTCCTCATCATGACCGAGGCGTGCATAC ACAATCAATCTGAACGTCCAGTTGTATTAGGATCGTGGGATCGAGGGGAGAGATACATTTTAAGCATACTAGAG TACATGAATCATTGGTACGTCGGATGGGTAGACTGGAATATAGCTCTGGACAAAAAGGGTGGACCAAACTGGATTAAAAACTACGTGGACGCGCCCATCATCATCGACCCAAAAACAGACGAATTCTACAAACAGCCCATGTATTATGCTCTGATGCATTTCAGTAGATTCGTCGACAGAGATTCTGTCAAGATTTCTATCACAGATACCTTACACATCAAGTCTACAGCGTTCGTAACACCTTCGAACGAAGTTGTTGTTGTACTGTACAACAG GGATCTTTCGCCGAAACAAGTGGTTCTGAAAGATGCGAAAAAGGGCAGTCTTTGCCTCGAATTATCCCCACAGTCTATGAACACCATAAAATATAAACAGTAA
- the LOC143341736 gene encoding lysosomal acid glucosylceramidase-like: MWKTLLIATCFLTKVSGFVRHCVPYTVGTDVVACVCNATYCDDTPYNVPKIPPKGSSYVYVTNKRGLRMKMWKAKFNISRNNYSDVILTVDPTKKYQTILGFGGAFTDSFGAILEKLSLATQNQIIRTYFCKRAGSRYSLGRIPIAGTDFSTRPYSYDDVANDTSLEHFALTYEDYAYKIRNIRKALQLNSQIKFVASSWSAPGWMKTNGEFSQFGYLKEEYYQTYADYLAKFVDKYKKYHIDIWAVTTGNEPTIAAQLGISNLITMGWTPESMASWVGDFLGPALASSMNPGTVVLALDDNRNVLSKFSKPLFRNEDASKYTVGAGVHWYFDKDTPATVLDEIHEEFPDKLLLMTEASIGSPAWKSSNVATEAWNHGEKYILSIIEYMNHWSVGWIDWNLALNEEGGPSWTNMALDAAIIVNTEDDVFYKLPAFYAIRHFSRFVDRDSIRISITDTPTIKTTAFLTTSEEIVVVLYNSDSSAKIVTLKDARQGALQLKLSPYSMNTVIYKS; this comes from the exons ATGTGGAAGACTCTTCTAATTGCTACCTGCTTCCTTACAAAAG TCTCAGGTTTTGTCAGGCACTGCGTGCCCTATACCGTTGGCACCGATGTAGTCGCGTGCGTTTGCAATGCAACTTATTGCGACGACACACCGTACAATGTTCCGAAAATTCCCCCGAAAGGGTCTTCCTACGTGTACGTGACAAACAAGAGGGGTCTGAGGATGAAAATGTGGAAGGCAAAGTTCAACATCTCTCGCAATAATTACTCCGACGTAATCTTAACCGTAGACCCTACAAAGAAATATCAAACGATTCTCGGTTTTGGGGGCGCGTTCACCGATTCATTCGGTGCAATTCTGGAGAAGCTCAGCCTGGCCACGCAAAATCAAATAATTCG GACATATTTCTGTAAAAGGGCGGGAAGCAGGTATAGTTTGGGTCGCATACCGATCGCCGGCACAGATTTTTCAACGAGGCCCTACTCGTACGACGACGTAGCGAACGACACGTCGTTGGAACATTTTGCCCTCACATACGAAGATTATGCCTATAAAATACGAAACATACGGAAAGCCCTGCaactaaacagtcaaataaaatttgttgctAGTTCGTGGTCGGCTCCTGGGTGGATGAAGACCAACGGCGAATTCAGTCAATTTG GTTACCTGAAGGAGGAGTATTACCAGACCTATGCTGATTACTTGGCCAAGTTTGTGGACAAGTATAAAAAGTACCATATCGACATATGGGCCGTGACCACGGGTAACGAGCCAACGATCGCTGCCCAGCTCGGTATTTCGAACCTGATTACCATGGGATGGACACCCGAAAGCATGGCTAGCTGGGTTGGTGATTTCTTGGGACCAGCGCTAGCGTCATCGATGAACCCCGGCACGGTTGTGTTAGCTCTCGATGACAATAGAAACGTACTGTCAAAATTCAGTAAGCCATTGTTTagaaacgaagatgcgtccaaGTACACTGTAGGGGCTGGTGTACATTGGTATTTTGACAAGGATACACCTGCAACGGTATTGGATGAGAttcacgaggaattcccagacaAACTGCTACTCATGACCGAAGCATCGATAG GGTCACCGGCCTGGAAATCTTCGAACGTTGCGACGGAAGCGTGGAACCACGGAGAAAAGTATATTTTGAGTATAATAGAG TATATGAATCATTGGTCGGTTGGATGGATAGACTGGAATTTAGCTCTTAACGAAGAGGGTGGACCATCCTGGACTAACATGGCCCTCGACGCAGCCATTATCGTGAACACAGAGGACGATGTGTTCTACAAACTGCCAGCGTTTTATGCTATCAGACATTTCAGTAGATTCGTTGACAGAGATTCTATCAGGATTTCTATCACCGATACCCCTACCATCAAGACCACGGCCTTTTTGACAACATCGGAGGAAATTGTTGTTGTGCTGTACAACAG CGATAGCTCTGCAAAGATCGTGACCCTTAAGGATGCGCGACAGGGTGCACTGCAGTTGAAATTATCTCCATATTCTATGAATACAGTGATCTATAAGTCATGA
- the LOC143341745 gene encoding lysosomal acid glucosylceramidase-like, with amino-acid sequence MWKAFIFVAFFVVAGNAKKCEPYTVNDRVVACVCNATYCDDTPDNDPKIPEKGTSYWYVTNKEGLRMEMSKVKFNSGDQSSSNLTLTVDTKKTYQTILGFGGAFTDSTGLNIRKLSPATQYQLIRSYYCVKTGSRYNIGRIPIASTDFSTRTYSYDDVANDTSLEHFALAQEDYEYKIPYAKMALALNPETIFVASAWSAPGWMKTNDAFDHFGYLKEEYYQVYANYLALFVNEYKKHGLEMWALTTGNEPTIAYQINTTRIDTMGWKPKDMARWVANFMGPTLASTMNKDQVVLALDDDRVLLPWFVEPLFKNENASKYTMGTAVHWYFDTEAPITVLDKTREEFPDKMLLMTEASLGPPSWDSPNVLDLSWSYAERYIVNIIEYMNHWSIGWIDWNLALDRQGGPYQNIPLDATIIVNTTKDEFYKMPMYYAIKHVSRFVDRDSVRISITDDDTVKSAAFVTPAQEVVVVLYNNGSSTNSVTIKDDQQGALNLELSPYSMNTVIYKR; translated from the exons ATGTGGAAAGCATTTATATTCGTCGCCTTCTTCGTCGTCGCAG GAAACGCGAAGAAGTGCGAACCTTACACCGTTAACGACCGTGTTGTCGCGTGTGTTTGCAATGCAACCTATTGCGACGATACGCCGGATAATGATCCGAAAATCCCGGAAAAAGGGACGTCTTATTGGTACGTGACAAATAAGGAGGGTCTCAGGATGGAGATGTCAAAGGTGAAGTTTAATAGCGGTGATCAATCTTCCTCCAACTTGACTTTAACCGTCGATACGAAGAAGACGTATCAAACCATTCTCGGGTTTGGGGGTGCCTTTACCGATTCTACCGGTCTAAACATAAGGAAACTCAGTCCAGCTACGCAATACCAACTCATACG ATCGTACTACTGCGTAAAGACGGGAAGCAGGTATAATATAGGTCGCATACCGATCGCCAGCACAGATTTTTCGACGAGAACTTACTCGTACGACGATGTAGCGAACGACACGTCGTTGGAACATTTTGCACTCGCGCAGGAAGACTATGAATATAAAATACCATACGCGAAAATGGCCCTTGCATTGAATCCTGAGACGATATTCGTTGCTAGCGCGTGGTCGGCACCAGGATGGATGAAAACCAACGACGCCTTCGACCATTTTG GTTACTTGAAAGAAGAATATTATCAGGTCTATGCCAATTACTTGGCGTTATTTGTGAACGAGTACAAGAAACATGGTCTGGAGATGTGGGCCCTCACGACGGGTAACGAACCAACGATTGCCTATCAAATCAACACGACGCGCATTGATACCATGGGATGGAAACCTAAAGACATGGCTAGGTGGGTTGCTAATTTCATGGGTCCGACTCTGGCGTCGACGATGAACAAAGACCAGGTAGTCTTGGCCCTCGATGACGACAGAGTTCTATTGCCTTGGTTCGTCGAGCCATTATTTAAAAACGAAAACGCGTCCAAGTACACTATGGGGACAGCTGTGCATTGGTACTTTGACACAGAAGCACCTATAACGGTATTGGATAAGACACGCGAGGAATTCCCAGACAAAATGTTACTCATGACCGAAGCATCTTTGG GTCCGCCATCGTGGGATAGTCCAAATGTTCTGGATTTATCGTGGAGTTACGCGGAAAGATACATTGTCAACATAATAGAG TATATGAATCATTGGTCGATCGGATGGATCGACTGGAATTTAGCTCTAGACAGACAGGGTGGACCGTACCAGAATATTCCGCTCGATGCAACCATTATTGTAAATACAACGAAAGATGAATTTTATAAAATGCCTATGTATTACGCTATCAAGCACGTGAGTAGATTCGTTGATCGAGACTCTGTCAGGATTTCCATCACCGATGACGACACTGTCAAATCTGCGGCCTTCGTGACACCTGCACAAGAAGTTGTCGTTGTACTTTATAACAA CGGCAGTTCTACAAATTCCGTGACAATTAAGGACGATCAACAGGGTGCATTGAACTTGGAATTATCCCCGTACTCGATGAACACCGTGATCTacaaacgataa
- the LOC143341768 gene encoding lysosomal acid glucosylceramidase-like, with protein sequence MWKTLAIAAFFFAAGNAKDCVPYFVGTDIVACICNATYCDDTPNNDPKIPEKGTSYWYVTNKEGLRMRMSKVEFDTCHESSPDETLIVDTKKRYQTIFGFGAAFTDSAGINIKSLSRAAQEQLIRAYYDPESGSRYTFGRIPIASTDFSTRGYTYDDYANDTSLEHFALAPEDYDYKIPYARMALELNPEVRFVSGAWSAPPWMKTVDKLDGGFLKKEYYQLWADYLLKFLDEYKKNGIDMWAITTGNEPLNAIEPIFPLTTMGWTPESMADWVAKFLGPTLASSIHNETLILALDDNRHVLPRFVEPILSEKNASKYTAGTAVHYYKDSIAPATVLDATHDLFPDKILLMTEASIVPISWGTPNAVPDTWNRGESYALSIIEYMNHWSIGWIDWNLALNEAGGPNWLNNSNDAAIIVNSDRDEFYKLPLYYAIKHFSRFVDRGSVRVSITDTDSIKSTAFTTTLEEVVVVLCNRNNSTKSVILKDLYRGTLRLELSPHSMNTVIYQ encoded by the exons ATGTGGAAGACACTTGCAATTGCTGCCTTCTTTTTCGCGGCAG GTAACGCGAAGGACTGTGTGCCTTACTTTGTTGGTACCGACATAGTCGCGTGTATCTGCAATGCAACCTATTGCGACGATACACCGAACAACGATCCGAAAATCCCGGAAAAAGGAACTTCTTATTGGTACGTGACAAACAAGGAGGGTCTCAGGATGAGGATGTCGAAGGTAGAGTTCGACACCTGCCACGAATCTTCCCCTGACGAGACCTTAATCGTAGATACGAAGAAGAGGTATCAAACGATTTTTGGGTTTGGAGCTGCCTTCACCGATTCTGCTGGCATAAACATAAAAAGTCTCAGCCGTGCAGCTCAAGAGCAACTGATTCG CGCGTATTACGACCCGGAATCAGGAAGCAGATACACGTTTGGTCGCATTCCGATAGCCAGTACCGATTTCTCGACGAGGGGTTACACGTACGACGATTATGCCAACGACACGTCGTTGGAGCACTTCGCGTTGGCGCCAGAAGATTACGACTACAAAATACCTTACGCCAGAATGGCTCTCGAACTAAACCCGGAAGTAAGATTCGTCAGTGGCGCGTGGTCGGCTCCGCCATGGATGAAAACTGTCGACAAACTCGACGGTG GGTTTTTGAAGAAGGAATACTATCAACTCTGGGCTGATTACTTGTTAAAGTTTCTGGACGAATATAAGAAGAACGGGATTGATATGTGGGCAATTACAACGGGTAACGAACCGCTAAATGCCATTGAACCTATTTTTCCCCTTACCACTATGGGATGGACACCTGAAAGTATGGCTGATTGGGTCGCTAAGTTCTTGGGTCCAACTCTGGCGTCGTCGATACACAATGAAACGTTGATTTTGGCCCTGGACGATAACAGACACGTATTGCCCCGGTTTGTCGAACCGATACTTAGCGAAAAGAACGCGTCGAAGTACACCGCTGGAACGGCTGTACATTACTATAAAGATAGCATTGCTCCTGCGACTGTATTGGACGCGACCCACGATTTATTTCCGGATAAAATACTTCTCATGACCGAAGCATCCATAG TCCCGATATCATGGGGAACGCCAAATGCCGTGCCAGATACGTGGAATCGAGGCGAAAGTTACGCTTTAAGTATAATagag taCATGAATCATTGGTCAATTGGATGGATAGATTGGAATTTAGCTCTTAACGAGGCAGGCGGACCAAACTGGCTCAACAACAGCAACGATGCGGCTATTATTGTGAATTCAGACAGAGACGAATTTTATAAGCTACCCTTGTATTATGCAATCAAACATTTTAGTAGGTTTGTTGATAGGGGTTCTGTTAGAGTTTCTATCACCGATACCGACAGCATTAAATCTACAGCCTTTACAACGACTTTGGAAGAAGTTGTTGTTGTGCTGTGCAACAG GAACAATTCTACGAAATCTGTGATTCTAAAGGATTTGTATAGGGGTACTCTTCGCTTAGAACTATCTCCACATTCTATGAACACCGTGATAtaccaataa